Within the Bacteroidota bacterium genome, the region TACGCCGCCATCGCGTACGAGTAATCGTTCGCATTTATAGGTTACTCAACGTGGGTTGCGGGCGTGTTGAGCACCACCCGGCACGCAGCCTGCTGCGACTACCTACCCGTCGAAACCGTGTCATCCCCAATATGTGAAAGAGCGGCCTGTGCAAAGGCGCAGCTCATCATGAACCACCTACACGAACCGAGGTTCCTAAATGCGTTAGGAACCAGTCTTGTCTCGCTTGCGCGCGGTGCCCAGCATCTGCAACCCCTCGGCTTCAAACGCCTCTTCTAACGCAGGAAGCAGCGCACGCCTCAAGCCCGGATTGAGGTACGGCAGCTTCGAGCGCCCTCCCACGAGATAGTGACGATAGGGGTGCACGTGCACGCGGACGAATCCCGCCGAGAGGGGCACCACTTCGAGCGTCACCTCCGTGCGGTAGAGCCCCAGATTGCTCACGGTACGCGCCTCCGTGCGCAGCGTCGTAGCCTCGTACGGAGCCGGGGCCAGCGTCCACTCTGCCCGCTCAAGCGCACGGGAGGCGACCTCAATCAGCACCGGTGAGTCCGTGCTTGGCAGAGCCTCTTCCGCAGGCACGGTTGCCCCATTTGAGGCGGCATCCAGTACAGAGGATGCCGCAAAGTCGCGGTAGAGTGGCGAGACAGAGGGCGCACAGCCACTAACGAGGCTGAGCAGCACGCAAACAAGAACAGCGAAGCGCATTGTGAAGCGAGCGATCAACAGAGAGGACCTAGACCCCAACAATACCGCGACGACGGCCACCGCGCAGGGCAAAACCAAACACTACGGGGGCGTCCCCAGAACAAGCTCGGCGAAAAACCGCGTACCCATAAAAAAGGCCGGGCGGACGTGCTCACCCATACACGTCCGCCCGGCTTCGCTGGGACTCGCCGAGACGAGTCGTCAGCAAGTTGCTTCTTCAGAGAATCAGGAGGCACTACCGAAGTTGCTTGCCGTTTCTATGTCAAGGCGTATGCCAAAGCCTCTACCCCCCGATTGGGGGCATTTTCGCAGGTGTGCGATGGGAAGCTGTGCACTTAGCTAGACACCGCTGTCCAGCCATGAGGGACGCACCCCGCCTCCCGGGACGGAGGCCAATTCAGTGAAGACCCAACGTAGACCTCGTCCAGAGTGGATCAGAAGTGAGGAAAACACGTGCCACTAGGCCATTCTTAAAGAGTCGTGCGTCGGTGCGCGCGTATCTTCGAGACCTTTGCCCGGCGAGATTTCGTGTTTCGCCGAAACCTTCCGTCGCCAGCCCCCCATTGCTATGCCCAGCGGCCGCAAGCGCAAGCGCCACAAGATTGCTACCCACAAGCGCAAGAAGCGTCTCCGGAAGAATCGCCACAAGAAGAAGAAGTAGCGCGGCTCTTCCCTCGTCGCTCTGTTCGACCGCTGCGTTGACCGTCGGGTCGGCGCAGCGTTTCTGCGTGCACGCGTCCCACAGGTCGTATCAGCCATGCGCGCCGTATCTTGAGAGGGTCCCTGCTCCCCCTTTGATGCCGCCCCTTCGATGAACGATCTCCCTCCCACCCCTCCTGGTTCGTCCTCGCTCGGGTCGTCCGTGCGCGGGGCGGTCGTTGGCACGCTGATTGGCGGCGCGATCGGATTCGGGCTCGGCCTGCTGCTCGCACCAGACAAAGGCGCCATCTCACGCCGCCGTTTCGCGTTCATGCTCGATTCCTGGGCGCAGGGCGTTGCAGGCTGGCTCGACCGCATGGACGCGGAGGCCACCGAGCGTGACGCGCGCCAATCGAGCCAGGCACTCGTCGCCGACGCCCAGAAGCAGGCCGAGGCCCTGCTCGAAGAGGCCGAGTCGCTCATGAAGCAGGCGCGAGCCCGACGCGGCGCCTAGTCTCTCCTCTCCCCCAAAGCGCTCCTGGAACTACCCCAGCGGCGCCCCCCTCGTGCTCGCTCGGCGACGCACGCTCCTTCATCTCCTCACTCCGCAGCTTCGTCTACATGGTGGGCTTTTCGATCCTCCTACCCAGCGCGGAGGGCAAAGAGTCTGGCGGCAATCCCTTCGCGCCAGACATGTTCGACTACCGCACGTCGGACACCTTCAACTACTTCTCGCGCCTCAACCACGAGCGCAGAGCGCTCATCGATGCACTCCACGCGCACATCGACGAGGCCGACGATGACACGCTCCAGAAACTCTTCGGCGTGCAGGGCACCACGCTGGAAGCGGCCGTCAGAGCCAACCTGAACGTCTACGACAGCCCGCTCATGTCGGCCATCGAGCGCTACGGGCCTGGGGTGATGTACAAGTCCATCGACTTCCAAGCGCTCCCCACCGGCGCGCAGCGGCGCCTCCTCGAGAACGGTATCATCTTCTCGGGCCTGTTCGGCATCCTGCGTCCCGACGACCTCATTCCCGAGTACAAGCTCAAGATGGACGCCTCGGTGGACGAGATCGGGCGCGTGTCGAGCTTCTGGAAGCCTATCCTCTCCCCTGTTCTCAACGAGGCCCTCGCGGGCAAATTCGTCTGGAACCTTCTGCCCGGCGTCCACCAGACCGCCTGGGACGACGACGGTTCCTACGAGGCAATGGTGCAGGTGAAGTTCTACCGCCAGGACGAGA harbors:
- the yaaA gene encoding peroxide stress protein YaaA, whose amino-acid sequence is MVGFSILLPSAEGKESGGNPFAPDMFDYRTSDTFNYFSRLNHERRALIDALHAHIDEADDDTLQKLFGVQGTTLEAAVRANLNVYDSPLMSAIERYGPGVMYKSIDFQALPTGAQRRLLENGIIFSGLFGILRPDDLIPEYKLKMDASVDEIGRVSSFWKPILSPVLNEALAGKFVWNLLPGVHQTAWDDDGSYEAMVQVKFYRQDESGERKAVTHGVKELRGALVGFIVQDVTDSIEGLADWEAPDGYELDMDATEFDDATKTGTVVLVQYPDWEARRAAREAARAEEEANKPKRVRRSDEEDESEQIEEPDDEPVSDDN
- a CDS encoding YtxH domain-containing protein; translation: MNDLPPTPPGSSSLGSSVRGAVVGTLIGGAIGFGLGLLLAPDKGAISRRRFAFMLDSWAQGVAGWLDRMDAEATERDARQSSQALVADAQKQAEALLEEAESLMKQARARRGA